The Haloferax volcanii DS2 DNA segment GCCTCCACACCGTCCACGAGGCCGCCACCGGCCTCCGGTACGACCCGCCGGACGTGCCCGAGCCGACCATCGAGGACCTCGAACGCGCCGTCGACTCCATCGTCCTGATGAAGGACATGAGCGAACTCGCCGTCGACCTCGCCTACGGCGCGGTGCTGTTCGACAGCGAGGGCGTCGCCGAGGAGGTCGAGGAACTCGAAGCCGAGGTGGACGCGCTCAAGTCCCGGTTCGAGGCGTGGACGCTCCGCGCGGCGAGTCGCGTCGAAGACCCCGTGTCGCTCCGCGGACTCGTCCAACTCGCGGGCGCGACGGAGATGATTTCCGACGCCGCGCTCGAAATCGCCGAGGGCGTCCTCCGCGGCATCGACGCCCACCCGGTCGTCGCCGCCGCGGTCAAGGAGTCCGACGAGGTCATCATCCGCCTGCGGGTCGCCCCCGCAAGCGACCTCGCGGAGGCGACCCTCGGGGACCGGCGCGTCAAGTCCGAGACGGGGATGCGCGTCATCGCGGTCCGCCGGGCCGGCGGCCGCGAGTGGGTCGTCTCGCCGGGGTCGGAAACGCGGCTCCACGGCGGCGACCTCATCATCGCCAAGGGCACCCGCGCCGGCGCGGAGCGACTGGGCGAACTCGTCGGCGACGAGCGCGAGTTCGACGAGTAGGCCGACCCCGACCTGACCCATCCCGGAACCGAACTGCCGAAACCGCCGACTCAGAGCGTCTTACTCAGCCGATACGCCGAGACGAGCGTCAGCACCGTCGCCACGAGCAGCGCCGTCGCGGACGCGAGGACGAACGCGAGGAGAAGAAACCAGCCCTCGGGGCCGAGTATCGGGTACTCGCGGGTGCCGGCAAAGGGGCCGAACAGTTCGAGCACCCGAAACAGGTAGGCGACGACGGCCAAGGCGAGACCGACGGCCGCCCCGATAGCGGCGTTTCGCGGCACGTCCAGCGCCTGTACCAGTCCCCCCGTCGGCGGCCGTTCGGGAACGTCGTCTGTCACGGTCGGCGGTTGCGGCCGCGAGACCATAGCGGCAACGCTTTCCTCGGGGCCTCAGCGGACCGAACCCCTAAAGGGAGGCGGGTCCGAGGTTGGCGGTATGATTACCTTGGGAACGGCGAGTGCGGCCCCCGGGGAGATGGACGTGG contains these protein-coding regions:
- a CDS encoding potassium channel family protein, whose product is MNPEDIEYEPVSVKAVLAEMKDTAELLIDLSYSAVLHANDDLAAEVLDLEERMDILQLQARMSLMMAARSPEDAEELAPVLGVVGAAEKISDAAGDIAKVVIEDIGLPDAIRAALPEAVETTIRCELTDESPYAGRNLGDINMETETGVRVVAIHRAGEWVTNPDHETTLRAGDVLLLRGRDDGLHTVHEAATGLRYDPPDVPEPTIEDLERAVDSIVLMKDMSELAVDLAYGAVLFDSEGVAEEVEELEAEVDALKSRFEAWTLRAASRVEDPVSLRGLVQLAGATEMISDAALEIAEGVLRGIDAHPVVAAAVKESDEVIIRLRVAPASDLAEATLGDRRVKSETGMRVIAVRRAGGREWVVSPGSETRLHGGDLIIAKGTRAGAERLGELVGDEREFDE
- a CDS encoding DUF7536 family protein gives rise to the protein MVSRPQPPTVTDDVPERPPTGGLVQALDVPRNAAIGAAVGLALAVVAYLFRVLELFGPFAGTREYPILGPEGWFLLLAFVLASATALLVATVLTLVSAYRLSKTL